TTGGTGACGTTGAGGCTGACGACGCCATGGCCGAAACGTACAGCCTGTGACGGGTCCAACACCCTGGGTTTGGCTACAAACGGGATATCTCACCCCGCTTCTGCCATGAAACGCCATTCATCGCGCTGGTATGCCGCCGTAGCCGTTGACAGGTACAGGCGTTGGTCCGTGCACAGCGACCGTGGAGGAGGGGTCCCCTTGTTGGACACTGGTGCAGGCGTCGGCGCCCATGCCGGGCCCTGCGACCTCGTGACCGTGCCGGCCCGGCACGGCCTGGAGGCAGTCGACATCCTCAGACTGCGCGACGGCGTCGGCCCCGTGCTGCACGACCGCGCGAGCGACACCCTCGGCTTCCTCGTCCCGCCCGGCACGGCCGCCTGCTGGGACCTGCCGGGCAGCGCGTGTACGCAGACCTCCGCGCACTCCTCCCGCTCCGCCCCGGCCGATCCGCCCGTCGCGGGCACCGGCTGGCTGGTGCCGCCCGAGGGTGCCGTCGCACACGCCACCGAGCCCGCCGAACTGCGCGCGGCGCTCGGCGAGGCGGCCCGCACCATCGAGGCCGCGGGCCGCCACGTTTAGACCTCGCGGTCTGCCGCCCGGTGTCGCCTCGACCGGGGGTGCCCCTACGGGAGTGGCGCTCCGACCGGGAGTGGTGAGGGCCGGTTCGGCGCCGCCGGGCTGCGGTACCGGGCCTCGCGCCGTTGCGGCGGGAAGAGACCCGAAGCGCGGGAACACTCGCGCTGGCGGATACTGGCCGGGTGGCACGGGACGGGAAGCGGCGGGGCGCGCGCAAGAACAGGGAGCCGGTGACCGCCGAGGTCGCCGGCGGTACGGCGTCCATGGTCCCCGACCCCGACCGGCCGCGCGGCTGGACGCTGCTGCTGGACGGGGCGCCCCAGTCCCACGTAGACCTCGACGACCCCGCGCACCTCGGCTTCGAGTACCAGCGCAGATTCGGCCACATCGCCGACCTTCTCGCTTCGCCGGGGCAGCCCGTGCGGGTGCTGCACCTGGGCGGCGGTGCCCTCACCCTGGCCCGCTACATCGCCGCCAGCCGCCCCCGCTCCACCCAGCAGGCCGTCGAGGCCGACGCGGCGCTGACCCAACTGGTGCGTACCGAGCTGCCGTTGGAGCGGAACTGGCGGATACGGGTCAGAAGCGGTGACGCCCGCGAGGCGCTGGTGAAGCTGCCCGACGGGTGGGCCGACCTCGTCGTCGCGGACGTGTTCAGCGGCGCCCGTACCCCCGCGCATCTGACCAGCGCCGAATTCCTCACCGAGGTGCGCCGGGTGCTGCGGCCCGCCGGGTGGTACGCGGCCAACGTCGCGGACGGCCCGCCGCTGCGCCATCTGCGGGCCCAGGTCGCCACCGCGGCGTCCGTCTTCGCCGCGTGCTGTGTGCTCGCGGACCCCGCCGTGCTGCGCGGGCGGCGGTTCGGCAACAGCGTCCTGCTCGCCGCCGACGGGGAGTTGCCGGTGGACGAGCTCACCCGGCGCACCGCCGGGGACTCCCACCCGGGGCGGGTGGAGGCGGGGCGCTCCCTGGAGGCGTTCACGGGTGGCGCCCGGCCGGTGACCGACGCGTCGGCCGAGGCGTCCCCGCACCCTCCGGAGGGCACGTTCGGATAGGGCGAGCCGGACAGGGCGACCGGGACAGGGCGACCGGGCGGGGCGAGCCCGAGGGGCTCAGCCGTTGTACGTCTCGATACGGGGGTTCGAGTCCTCCCAGCGGCAGAAGACCGACCAGGTGGAATCCCCGTTGGTGAAGGTCACCCGGATCCAGTGGGAGTCGTTCCAGACCCGCATGTCCCAGCCCGGGTCGGGCGTCGCGGACACCAGTGTCGCCGAGTCGCTGCCCATGTCGAAGACCGCTCTGCCGCCCGGCACCGTCGTGCCCTTCACCGTGCCTGTCGAGGCTGTGGAGGGCGGGGGCGCGGGGCGCGTGGGGGACTTGGAGGGCCTGGGCCCGTCCGTTTCCTTGCCCGGTTTCCTGGTGGTGCGGGAGGGGCTGGGCGAGGGGGAGCGCGGCCGGGGGCGGTGCGTGGAGGAGGACTGCGGGTCGGCGCGATGGGTGGGCGCGTCGGAGACGGGCAGCGCGCGCGGCGGGTCGTAGGAGGTGCCGGACAGCACCGTGTGCACGCCGAACCAGGAGATCGCGACGGCGGCGCCGGTGGCCAGCGTCCACGCTCCAGCGTGTACCCAGCGCGGGCGCAGGAGTCGTCGGAGGCGGTGCATGCCCCGCAGCCTAGGTCCTGTCGTCGCAGTCGCGTTGTCGCCCGGACGGCGTCGCGGAGCAGGCGGAAATGTGACGACAGGACCTGGATCCCATGGGATGACGTACGGTGCCGCCCATGGCAAGTGTGCTCGTCGTCGAGGACGACCAGTTCGTGCGGTCAGCGCTCATCCGGCACCTCACCGAAGCCGCCCACACCGTCCGCAGTGTGGGAACGGCTCTTGAGGCGCTGCGGGAGGTCGCGCAGGTCGGCTTCGACGTCGTCATCCTCGACCTCGGGCTGCCGGATCTGGACGGCGCGGAGGCGCTGAAGATGCTCCGCGGGATCACCGACGTCCCCGTGATCATCGCCACCGCGCGGGACGACGAGACGGAGATCGTCCGGCTGCTCAACGCGGGCGCCGACGACTACTTGGTCAAGCCCTTCTCCGTGGCGCACCTCTCGGCCCGGATGGCGGCCGTGCTGCGCCGGACGCGGAGCGCGGAGCCCGGCGAGGGCGGGGGTGACCGGGTTCTGCGGGTCGGCGGGCTCGCCATCGACCCGCTGCGCCGCCAGGCCGAGTTGGACGGGGTGCTGCTGGATCTGACGCGCAGGGAGTTCGACCTGCTGGCCTTCCTCGCGCGCCGCCCCGGCGTCGTCGTCCCGCGCAGGGAACTGCTGGCCGAGGTGTGGCAGCAGTCGTACGGGGACGACCAGACCATCGACGTTCATTTGTCATGGCTGCGGCGGAAATTAGGCGAAACCGCCGCCAGCCCGCGCTATCTGCACACCCTGCGCGGCGTCGGGGTCAAGCTGGAGCCGCCGCGGCAGGACGGTGGGCGCCGATGAGAGGCGGCTCCCCGAGAGGCGGCTCCCGATGAGAGGCGGGACTCG
This sequence is a window from Streptomyces sp. NBC_01775. Protein-coding genes within it:
- a CDS encoding spermidine synthase gives rise to the protein MARDGKRRGARKNREPVTAEVAGGTASMVPDPDRPRGWTLLLDGAPQSHVDLDDPAHLGFEYQRRFGHIADLLASPGQPVRVLHLGGGALTLARYIAASRPRSTQQAVEADAALTQLVRTELPLERNWRIRVRSGDAREALVKLPDGWADLVVADVFSGARTPAHLTSAEFLTEVRRVLRPAGWYAANVADGPPLRHLRAQVATAASVFAACCVLADPAVLRGRRFGNSVLLAADGELPVDELTRRTAGDSHPGRVEAGRSLEAFTGGARPVTDASAEASPHPPEGTFG
- a CDS encoding response regulator transcription factor; its protein translation is MASVLVVEDDQFVRSALIRHLTEAAHTVRSVGTALEALREVAQVGFDVVILDLGLPDLDGAEALKMLRGITDVPVIIATARDDETEIVRLLNAGADDYLVKPFSVAHLSARMAAVLRRTRSAEPGEGGGDRVLRVGGLAIDPLRRQAELDGVLLDLTRREFDLLAFLARRPGVVVPRRELLAEVWQQSYGDDQTIDVHLSWLRRKLGETAASPRYLHTLRGVGVKLEPPRQDGGRR